The Acidobacteriota bacterium genome window below encodes:
- a CDS encoding four helix bundle protein, which translates to MRAGAATFEDLVVWQKAHQFVLEIYRLSQAFPRSELYGLSSQMRRAAVSIAANVAEGFKKRGKSDKVRFFNIAQGSLEESRYYLILARDLQYGDISAGKLLLEETSKLLESYSQTILNSEF; encoded by the coding sequence ATGAGGGCGGGGGCGGCGACATTCGAGGATTTGGTGGTCTGGCAGAAAGCTCACCAGTTCGTGCTGGAAATATACCGCTTGTCCCAGGCGTTTCCGAGATCCGAACTGTACGGCCTGTCCTCTCAGATGCGTCGAGCCGCCGTGTCGATCGCCGCAAATGTTGCAGAGGGATTTAAAAAACGCGGTAAATCCGACAAGGTCCGGTTCTTTAACATCGCGCAGGGGTCTCTCGAGGAATCCAGGTACTACCTGATTCTTGCACGGGATTTGCAGTATGGTGACATTTCGGCAGGAAAGCTCTTGCTGGAGGAGACCAGCAAACTGCTCGAATCCTATTCACAAACCATTCTGAATTCTGAATTCTGA
- a CDS encoding FtsQ-type POTRA domain-containing protein: MSQAIEMGRIRKDYPLADDSMFLRKPVSDADPGEAAGGGSVVAGLILKTLLVFLSVVGIYFLLRSGENLAFFDVRTIEVRGAVHLGPDRVREIVRKEFPANLNALDLDKVRRRLEKISWVRTAQVRKAYPDALVVDVTERKPVGVACLGKLWLFDREGVLLEEFRPEAGWKDQPLLTGLLPAKDGVMPEENRERIALFLRFLDAVEAEDVTLARRISEIDVSDREDIVLVPMEGIPRVHLGDGNHARRVRRFFQMLPRIRSENAPVAEVDMRSDGMMVLKTAGGR; this comes from the coding sequence ATGAGCCAGGCCATCGAAATGGGACGGATCCGAAAAGATTACCCCCTGGCCGACGACTCGATGTTTCTCCGGAAGCCGGTGTCCGACGCCGACCCCGGGGAGGCGGCCGGCGGCGGGAGCGTGGTGGCGGGGTTGATCCTGAAGACCCTCCTCGTCTTCCTCTCCGTCGTGGGGATCTACTTTCTCCTGCGCTCCGGCGAGAACCTGGCCTTTTTCGACGTCCGGACCATCGAGGTGCGGGGGGCCGTTCACCTGGGCCCCGACCGGGTCCGGGAGATCGTCCGGAAGGAGTTCCCCGCCAACCTCAACGCCCTCGACCTCGACAAGGTTCGCCGGAGGCTGGAGAAGATCAGCTGGGTCCGGACCGCCCAGGTCCGCAAGGCCTACCCGGACGCCCTGGTGGTGGACGTGACGGAGCGGAAGCCGGTCGGGGTCGCCTGCCTCGGCAAGCTGTGGCTCTTCGACCGGGAAGGGGTCCTGCTGGAGGAGTTCCGTCCCGAGGCCGGCTGGAAGGACCAGCCGCTCCTGACCGGCCTGCTGCCGGCGAAGGACGGGGTCATGCCCGAGGAGAACCGCGAGCGCATCGCGCTCTTCCTCCGGTTCCTGGACGCGGTCGAGGCCGAGGACGTCACCCTGGCGCGGCGGATCTCCGAGATTGACGTGTCCGACCGGGAGGACATCGTCCTCGTGCCCATGGAGGGCATTCCGAGGGTGCACCTGGGCGACGGGAACCACGCGCGCCGCGTCCGGCGCTTCTTCCAGATGCTCCCGCGGATCCGCTCCGAGAACGCCCCGGTCGCGGAGGTGGACATGCGCAGCGACGGGATGATGGTGCTCAAGACTGCCGGAGGGAGATGA
- a CDS encoding UDP-N-acetylmuramate--L-alanine ligase produces the protein MARGIRRVHFVGIGGSGMNGIAEILVRMGFRVTGSDLRVNPAVERLAALGCTVFEGHRAENAAGADVVVVSSAVPPDNPELHQARADRVPVIPRAEMLGELMRMKYAVGVAGAHGKTTTTAMAALLLHHAGMDPTVVIGGRLSHFDANARLGLGPCMVAEADESDGSFLKLFPTVAVVTNIDAEHLGHYGNMGNLCRAFVDYVNRVPFYGGAVLGIDNGLVRAMVPVINRRYVTFGFAGDARVRGENYRAGEEGSRFRVYRGKEALGEVSLAIPGRHNAQNALAVVAVGLELEIPMRTIGEALALFRGADRRFQTRGVARGVRVVDDYGHHPTEIRATLEAARGIARGRVIAVFQPHRYSRVHALWDDFCAAFGDADAVWCTEIYPAGEDPIPGVTGEALAVGTRCRDGKAGFCPSFGALARRIAREAAPGDLVITFGAGNIHQVCGEILSQLSAGVEK, from the coding sequence CTGGCCCGCGGGATCCGCCGGGTCCACTTCGTGGGGATCGGCGGGAGCGGCATGAACGGCATCGCGGAGATCCTCGTCCGCATGGGCTTCAGGGTCACCGGGTCCGACCTGCGGGTCAACCCGGCCGTGGAACGCCTGGCCGCCCTGGGGTGCACCGTGTTCGAGGGGCACCGGGCGGAGAACGCCGCGGGGGCGGACGTGGTGGTGGTGTCGTCGGCGGTCCCCCCGGACAACCCCGAACTTCACCAGGCGCGGGCCGACCGCGTGCCGGTCATCCCCCGGGCCGAGATGCTGGGCGAGCTGATGCGGATGAAGTACGCCGTCGGCGTCGCCGGGGCCCACGGGAAGACCACCACCACCGCCATGGCGGCCCTCCTCCTCCACCACGCCGGGATGGACCCCACCGTGGTCATCGGGGGCCGGCTGAGCCACTTCGACGCGAACGCCCGGCTGGGCCTGGGGCCCTGCATGGTGGCGGAGGCGGACGAGAGCGACGGGTCCTTCCTCAAGCTCTTCCCCACCGTCGCGGTGGTGACCAACATCGACGCCGAGCACCTGGGGCACTACGGCAACATGGGGAACCTCTGCCGGGCGTTCGTGGACTACGTGAACCGGGTGCCCTTCTACGGCGGCGCCGTGCTCGGCATCGACAACGGCCTGGTGCGGGCCATGGTCCCCGTGATCAACCGCCGGTACGTAACCTTCGGGTTCGCCGGCGACGCCCGGGTGCGGGGCGAGAACTACCGGGCCGGCGAAGAGGGGAGCCGCTTCAGGGTCTACCGGGGGAAGGAGGCCCTGGGCGAGGTCTCCCTGGCCATCCCCGGCCGGCACAACGCCCAGAACGCCCTGGCCGTGGTCGCCGTCGGCCTGGAACTGGAGATCCCCATGCGCACCATCGGCGAGGCCCTGGCCCTGTTCCGGGGGGCCGACCGCCGTTTCCAGACGCGGGGCGTGGCCCGGGGGGTCCGGGTCGTGGACGACTACGGCCACCACCCCACCGAGATCCGGGCCACCCTGGAAGCCGCCCGGGGGATCGCCAGGGGACGGGTGATCGCGGTTTTCCAGCCGCACCGCTACTCGCGCGTCCACGCCCTGTGGGACGATTTCTGCGCCGCTTTCGGGGACGCGGACGCCGTCTGGTGCACCGAGATCTACCCCGCCGGGGAGGACCCCATCCCCGGCGTCACCGGCGAGGCCCTGGCGGTGGGGACCCGGTGCCGGGACGGGAAGGCCGGCTTCTGCCCCTCGTTCGGGGCGCTCGCCCGCCGGATCGCCCGGGAAGCCGCACCGGGCGACCTCGTGATCACGTTCGGGGCGGGGAACATACACCAGGTGTGCGGGGAGATCCTGTCACAGCTGTCCGCGGGGGTGGAAAAATGA
- the ftsA gene encoding cell division protein FtsA — translation MTFRKKKDVFVSVLDLGSTKTAACLCRLRGGHQLELLGLGVAPSMGVRNGNVVDLEEASLAIRTAVEKAEKDSGARMGRSLVGINGRGLKSFNSRGSVSLGGAPLPITNAHVTKCVDAARNISLAGSQQPVHDVIRHCIVDDELEVDNPIGMVGTRLEVGLHIITLPRTQTVHFTKAVNHAGIHVSRLVVQPLAGADSALKPEEKEFGCLLVEVGACATSGVVFQKGKIQHSFSIPVGGEHFTRDIVTGLRTTLKEAEHVKCESGVIESRTVEPDETLEIVGAGSGKSRRVARQVLAEILQPRSQEILEYIRGELRLAGYESAQMSSAVFCGGGAMLNQFVTFAEGFLDIPCRLGHPAVPEGWPESLSTPAYAGLVGLVLRARIAQAQRDLPYAERLAGGEGILNKTSGRFRSWFQEFLSI, via the coding sequence ATGACGTTCAGAAAGAAAAAGGATGTGTTCGTTTCGGTCCTGGACCTCGGTTCCACGAAGACCGCCGCCTGCCTGTGCCGCCTCCGGGGCGGCCACCAGCTGGAGTTGCTGGGGCTCGGGGTGGCGCCGTCCATGGGGGTCCGGAACGGGAACGTGGTCGACCTCGAGGAGGCGTCCCTGGCCATCCGGACCGCGGTGGAGAAAGCGGAGAAGGACTCGGGGGCGCGCATGGGGAGGAGCCTGGTGGGGATCAACGGCCGGGGGCTGAAAAGTTTCAACAGCCGCGGTTCCGTCTCCCTGGGGGGCGCACCGCTCCCCATCACCAACGCCCACGTGACCAAGTGCGTGGACGCCGCCCGGAACATCTCCCTCGCCGGGAGCCAGCAGCCCGTGCACGACGTGATCCGGCACTGCATCGTGGACGACGAACTGGAGGTGGACAACCCCATCGGCATGGTCGGGACCCGGCTCGAGGTCGGGTTGCACATCATCACCCTCCCCCGGACGCAGACCGTCCACTTCACCAAGGCCGTCAACCACGCCGGGATCCACGTTTCGCGCCTGGTGGTCCAACCCCTGGCCGGGGCCGACTCGGCGCTCAAGCCCGAGGAGAAGGAGTTCGGGTGCCTCCTCGTGGAAGTCGGCGCCTGCGCCACGTCGGGGGTGGTTTTCCAGAAGGGCAAGATCCAGCACAGTTTTTCCATCCCCGTGGGCGGGGAGCACTTCACGCGGGACATCGTCACGGGGCTGCGGACGACCCTCAAGGAAGCCGAGCACGTGAAGTGCGAGTCGGGGGTGATCGAGTCCCGGACCGTCGAGCCCGACGAGACCCTCGAGATCGTCGGGGCGGGGTCGGGGAAGTCCCGTCGCGTGGCCCGGCAGGTGCTCGCGGAGATCCTCCAGCCCCGGAGCCAGGAGATCCTCGAGTACATCCGCGGCGAGCTGCGGCTGGCCGGCTACGAGAGCGCGCAGATGTCGTCCGCGGTCTTCTGCGGCGGCGGGGCCATGCTGAACCAGTTCGTGACCTTCGCCGAGGGCTTCCTCGACATTCCCTGCCGGCTGGGGCACCCGGCGGTCCCCGAGGGGTGGCCGGAGAGCCTCTCCACCCCGGCTTACGCGGGCCTGGTGGGCCTGGTCCTGCGGGCCCGCATCGCCCAGGCCCAGCGCGACCTTCCCTACGCGGAGCGCCTGGCCGGGGGCGAGGGGATCCTCAACAAGACCTCCGGCCGCTTCCGGAGCTGGTTTCAGGAATTCTTGAGTATTTAG
- the ftsZ gene encoding cell division protein FtsZ, with the protein MKPGAKIKVVGVGGGGCNAVNRMIQASLEGVEFIACNTDVQALDKCQAPVKLQIGSKLTKGLGAGANPDIGRDAALEDSERILESLEGADMVFITAGLGGGTGTGAAPVIASLASQLGALSIAVVTKPFSFEGKKRRTQSEMGLKDLKDSVDTIITIPNDRLMMALDRKTPLFRAFSLCDDVLRQAVQGISDLITVPGMINLDFADVRAIMSGMGIALMGIGLGEGENRAADAARMAISNPLLEDSNIKGAKGIIFNLTGSQNVTLEELDEASRVISESADPNANIIFGVVYDDNLGERIKITVIATGFEPGAAMVAPTETAAERAEAVSRRTETSVTERSLIREERRVNGRMAVGAEDQAVFSEMSFIPRSEMDAVNLDIPAYLRRKTD; encoded by the coding sequence ATGAAGCCGGGGGCCAAGATCAAGGTGGTCGGGGTCGGCGGCGGCGGCTGCAACGCCGTAAACCGGATGATCCAGGCCAGCCTCGAGGGGGTGGAGTTCATCGCCTGCAACACGGACGTCCAGGCCCTGGACAAGTGCCAGGCGCCCGTGAAGCTCCAGATCGGGTCCAAGCTGACGAAGGGCCTCGGGGCGGGGGCGAACCCCGACATCGGGCGGGACGCGGCCCTGGAGGATTCCGAGCGGATCCTGGAGTCCCTGGAGGGGGCCGACATGGTCTTCATCACGGCGGGGCTCGGCGGCGGGACGGGCACCGGGGCCGCGCCGGTGATCGCGTCCCTGGCGTCCCAGCTGGGGGCCCTCTCCATCGCCGTGGTCACCAAGCCGTTCTCCTTCGAGGGGAAGAAGCGCCGGACCCAGTCCGAGATGGGCCTGAAGGACCTCAAGGACAGCGTGGACACCATCATCACCATCCCCAACGACCGGCTGATGATGGCCCTCGACCGGAAGACGCCGCTGTTCCGGGCGTTCTCCCTCTGCGACGACGTCCTCCGCCAGGCCGTCCAGGGGATTTCGGACCTGATCACGGTCCCGGGCATGATCAACCTTGACTTCGCCGACGTGCGGGCCATCATGTCGGGCATGGGCATCGCCCTGATGGGCATCGGCCTGGGCGAAGGCGAGAACCGGGCGGCCGACGCGGCCCGGATGGCCATTTCCAACCCCCTCCTGGAGGATTCGAACATCAAGGGCGCCAAGGGGATCATCTTCAACCTCACGGGGAGTCAGAACGTGACCCTGGAGGAGCTGGACGAGGCGTCCCGGGTGATCAGCGAGTCGGCGGACCCCAATGCCAACATCATCTTCGGGGTGGTCTACGACGACAACCTCGGGGAGCGGATCAAGATCACCGTCATCGCCACGGGCTTCGAGCCCGGGGCCGCGATGGTGGCGCCGACGGAGACGGCGGCGGAGCGGGCCGAGGCCGTGTCGCGGCGAACGGAAACCAGCGTCACCGAGAGGTCCCTCATCCGGGAGGAACGCCGGGTCAACGGCCGGATGGCGGTGGGGGCGGAAGACCAGGCGGTCTTCTCCGAAATGAGTTTCATCCCGCGCTCCGAGATGGACGCGGTGAACCTCGACATTCCCGCCTACCTTCGTCGGAAAACGGACTGA